A window of Thermococcus sp. LS1 genomic DNA:
CACGTCCCCCTGAGGAGCCTGCCGTCAACGACGGGGAAGCACTCGCTCGCGCCGAGCAGGGTTGCCCTCAGGTGGGAGTGGGCGTTGTCGTCGATTCTGTCATGGAGGTAGTCTTTACCTTTGGGTACCAGCTCCCTCAAAGCTCGCTTGAAGTCCTCCAAGAGACCCGACTCGTGCTCTATCGTCACTATTGCCCCAGTTGCACCCGGAACAAAGACAAGAACCTGGCCGTTCTTTATTCCTGACTCCTCGACAATTCTCTCGACATCATGAGTTATGTCAATGAGATCAATCTCACCCTTCGTTGAGAAGTGGAGCTCCTTCGTAACGACCTTCATACCACCACCCAAAGAGAACTCCAAGGGCAAAGCCTATTAGGTTTGCGGCCATGTCGTAGGGCGAGAAAGTCCTGCCCGGGACGAATAGCTGGAGAAACTCAAGGAGAAAGGGCAGGGGAATGAGGTAGCACCAGAGGGGCCAGCCCAGAAAACCTAGAATTAGGAACTCAGCAAAGTGTGCGAGCTTGTCGCCGTTCTCAACCGGAGCGGAAGGAATCCTAGGGGTTAGATTGAGGAAGAGGAGCAGAAGTATGTAAAAAGCAAGGAGTTTCCGCCTCAAAGGAGTTCCACCAGCCTTTTGAGCTTCTCTACGACCTCGACGGGGTCCTTCCCGAAGAAGTAAACGACGGGCTCGACGCCGAAGCCACCCTCGTCGATGACGGCCTCGTAGACTCCATCCTTGAAAACCGCCGCGATCCTCTTAACAGCCTCATCCTCACTCAGTCCACCGGTTTTAACCCTTGCGACCTTAAAGCCAGCCTTTTTGAGGGCATTCTCCACATCCTCACCGTACCTTATGTTCAGGACGCTCCTGATTTCAGGTCGTATTTTCCCAAGTTCAACGAGTATCCCGGCTGTAAAGCTGCTTGCACCGAACTCTGGGGGCAGTGCGAAGGCCTTCCCTTTGACGGAGGTTATCCTACCCGGGATAGCAGCAACGTCCTCTGAGCCTCTTGGGTTGGGAAGAGCATAGGCGAAGTTGCTCCTAACCTCAGGAATCAGCGAGGGGAACGTCTCATCTCTAAGCAATTCGTTGAGGGCCAGATTGAGCATTTCAAGGATTTCTCCCCTAGAGGGCTGGGCCGAGAAGAG
This region includes:
- a CDS encoding thiamine-phosphate synthase family protein; the protein is MRTPSLYIAEELMPFLRAKIAESLYKSGMKQVQIAEYLGITQAMVSKYLAGKYKVPPKKVADELEKLASEVSKLILFGGSREDAIVLTSRRFFELFQNGFLCRFYAEYAGVSEESCRSLFSAQPSRGEILEMLNLALNELLRDETFPSLIPEVRSNFAYALPNPRGSEDVAAIPGRITSVKGKAFALPPEFGASSFTAGILVELGKIRPEIRSVLNIRYGEDVENALKKAGFKVARVKTGGLSEDEAVKRIAAVFKDGVYEAVIDEGGFGVEPVVYFFGKDPVEVVEKLKRLVELL
- a CDS encoding VanZ family protein, which translates into the protein MRRKLLAFYILLLLFLNLTPRIPSAPVENGDKLAHFAEFLILGFLGWPLWCYLIPLPFLLEFLQLFVPGRTFSPYDMAANLIGFALGVLFGWWYEGRYEGAPLLNEG
- a CDS encoding secondary thiamine-phosphate synthase enzyme YjbQ, which gives rise to MKVVTKELHFSTKGEIDLIDITHDVERIVEESGIKNGQVLVFVPGATGAIVTIEHESGLLEDFKRALRELVPKGKDYLHDRIDDNAHSHLRATLLGASECFPVVDGRLLRGTWQQIFFVELDVRPRRRRVVVQVLGE